CGACTTCTGGGGCTTCCCCGAGCACTACTACCAGGTGACCTACGCGGCCCCCGGCGCCCCGCGGCTCGCCGAGTCCGTACGGAAACTGCTCCGCGCGCCCGGCACGCCGGTGCAGGACATCCCGGACCGAGGGCTCGACCACGGCGCGTACGTCCCGCTGGTCGAGATGTTCCCGGAGGCCGACATCCCGGTGCTTCAGGTGTCCCTGCCGACGCTCGACCCGGTCCGGCTCTTCGAGATCGGACGCAGGCTCGCGCCGCTGCGCGACGAGGGCGTGCTGATCGTCGGATCCGGCTTCTTCACCCACAACCTCGCGGCGCTGCGGCACACCGGCGGGGGAGTGCCCACCTGGTCGAGCGAGTTCGACGACTGGGGGCACCGGGCCCTGGAGGCCGGTGACGTGGACGCGCTGCTCGACTTCGAGCGCAAGTCCCCGGCGGGCCGGCTCGCCCACCCGCGCACCGAGCACTTCGCCCCGCTCTTCGTGACCATGGGCGCGGCGGACGCGGCCGGCGAACTGGACGGGCAGCGGTCCGTGATCGACGGCTTCTGGCTGGGAATGGCGAAGCGGTCGGTTCAGTTCGGCTGAGCGTGCGCGATGCAGGGAGTGCCCCGGTCGTCCGGACGGCCGGGGCCGTGCTCGGCCCCGGCCCGGTGTCACCAGGCCAGGTGCCGGGCCGAGGCCGGGGCCGGTGCTACGGGGTGAGGTCCTTCTCGTACCAGGCGACGTCCCAGTAGCGGCCGAACTTGCGGCCGACCTCGCGGTAGGTGCCCACGTGATGGAACCCGAAGCGTTCGTGCAGCCGCACGGACGCTTCGTTGGGCGGCACGATCCCGGCGTAGGCCCGGTGCACGTCCTCGGCCGCGAGCGCGGCGAACAGGGACGTGTACAGGAGCGTGCCGACACCGCGCCCCCCGGCGTCCGGGGCGACGTACACGGTGACCTCGACCGAGGTCTCGTACGCGGGCTTCACCCGGAAGGCGCTGGACGTGGCGTACCCCAGGATCGCCGGTGAATCGGTGTCCGTGGCAACCATCAGGCGGTGCCGTCCGTCTTCAGGGTGGGAGAGCAACCACGGCCGACGCTCCTCCGGCGTGAAGGCGACCGTGTCGAACGTGACGGGCGTCTCGCGCACGTAGTGGTTGTAGAGGCCGGTGAGGGCGTCGAGGTCGGCGGCGACTCCTGGCCTGACCTGCACCTCTGTACGTTCCGACGGCATCAGCCCTCCCGTGTGGTGCGACAGGGTACTGCATGATCAGAAAAATCAAGGGGCGCCTTGGGAATTCTGTCCTGATTCCAGTCGTTGTTTCCTTCGGATGCCGGGCACCCGGAATGGTGAACGGAAGTCCAGGACCACCCGCAAGCCCACCATCGCAAGGGAGCACGCATGGCAACCCGTGCCGTCGCCCGTCGTAAGTCCGCCACCGGCGAGACCACCGACGCGGCACGCAGTGTTCGCGCCGTTGGCGGCGAGATCGCCGATCGCGACCTGGTCGGCATGTACCTCGACGAGATCGCGCGTACACCGCTGCTCGACGCCGCCAAGGAAGTCGAGCTGTCCCAGGTCATCGAGGCGGGTGTGTTCGCGCAGCAGATCCTCGACGGCGAGGCGGAGGCCAAGGCGGACGCCTCGCGCGAGGAGCTGGAGGCGCTCGTCGCCGACAGCGAGCGCGCGAAGGACGTCTTCATCCGCTCGAACCTCCGCCTGGTCGTCGCCGTGGCGCGCCGTTACCCGCGCAGCGGCCTCCCCCTGCTCGACCTGATCCAGGAGGGGAACGCCGGCCTGGTGCGCGCGGTCGAGAAGTTCGACTACCGCAAGGGCTTCAAGTTCTCCACGTACGCCACCTGGTGGATCCGGCAGGCCATCACCCGTTCCATAGCCGACCAGTCGCGCACGATCCGCCTCCCCGTCCACCTGGTCGAGGAGCTGGGCCGGATCCGCCGCGTCCAGCGCGAGTTCAACCGTGAGAACGGCCGGGAGCCGGAGCACGCGGAGATCGCCAAGGAGCTCGACTCGACGCCGGAGCGCGTGGGCGACGTCCTGGACTGGGCCCGCGACCCGGTCTCGCTCAACATGGCGGTGGACGACGACGGCGACACCCAGTTCGGTGACCTCCTGGAGGACACCTCCGCCGTGTCCCCCGAGCAGTCCGTCCTGACCCTGCTGCGCAGCGAGGAGCTGGACGACCTGATCGGCCGCCTCGACCAGCGCACGGCCTCCATCATCAAGATGCGGTACGGCATCGAGGACGGCCGGGAGCGCACGCTGACCGAGGTCGGCAAGGAACACGGACTGACCCGCGAGCGCATCCGCCAGATCGAGAAGCACGCCCTGCTCGAACTGAAGAAGCTCGCGCGGGACACCGGATTCGACGCGGCGGCGTGACCCGTGCGAGGGTGCGGGACGTGTCCGTGACGAGCGGGCGAGCGACGTGAGTGCGCCGTACGGGTTCACTCGCGGACGGGGTACGAGACCCCGCTCGCCCGGTTCGCGCAGGGGCACGCGTGCCACGTTGGCCACAAGTCGACCAGACATGGCCATGTAAGACCGCTTCAAGCTGCTGGGCTCAGGGAACAAGACTTCTGGGCCCAGGGTTCAGGGCTCCGTCCGGGCGGACGTGACCCGCCCCCGAGAACCGAGTCCCGACGCACACCCCCCCCCGCGCCGGGACTCTTCCAGAGCCGGGCTCCGGCGCCTTCCCCCCCCTGGCGCCGGGGCCCGGCTCCATTTTTCGTGGG
The window above is part of the Streptomyces sp. NBC_01428 genome. Proteins encoded here:
- a CDS encoding GNAT family N-acetyltransferase — translated: MPSERTEVQVRPGVAADLDALTGLYNHYVRETPVTFDTVAFTPEERRPWLLSHPEDGRHRLMVATDTDSPAILGYATSSAFRVKPAYETSVEVTVYVAPDAGGRGVGTLLYTSLFAALAAEDVHRAYAGIVPPNEASVRLHERFGFHHVGTYREVGRKFGRYWDVAWYEKDLTP
- a CDS encoding sigma-70 family RNA polymerase sigma factor, which translates into the protein MATRAVARRKSATGETTDAARSVRAVGGEIADRDLVGMYLDEIARTPLLDAAKEVELSQVIEAGVFAQQILDGEAEAKADASREELEALVADSERAKDVFIRSNLRLVVAVARRYPRSGLPLLDLIQEGNAGLVRAVEKFDYRKGFKFSTYATWWIRQAITRSIADQSRTIRLPVHLVEELGRIRRVQREFNRENGREPEHAEIAKELDSTPERVGDVLDWARDPVSLNMAVDDDGDTQFGDLLEDTSAVSPEQSVLTLLRSEELDDLIGRLDQRTASIIKMRYGIEDGRERTLTEVGKEHGLTRERIRQIEKHALLELKKLARDTGFDAAA
- a CDS encoding dioxygenase family protein, whose translation is MSAATEERPAPERMPALYLSHGAPPLADDAVWPGQLAAWSADLPRPKAILMVSAHWEEAPLALGATETVPLVYDFWGFPEHYYQVTYAAPGAPRLAESVRKLLRAPGTPVQDIPDRGLDHGAYVPLVEMFPEADIPVLQVSLPTLDPVRLFEIGRRLAPLRDEGVLIVGSGFFTHNLAALRHTGGGVPTWSSEFDDWGHRALEAGDVDALLDFERKSPAGRLAHPRTEHFAPLFVTMGAADAAGELDGQRSVIDGFWLGMAKRSVQFG